One genomic segment of Drosophila melanogaster chromosome 3R includes these proteins:
- the CG42835 gene encoding uncharacterized protein, with amino-acid sequence MLFRFAFVFCFLKFLVQGCHVTQVKPLLPVETNSAGGVSSRAPISFPEVRSAPGYQTKSSAARSVAPRIVSSYGRRQIGSNSRPAVIGSAGRAIGGGAKHAQNRNRIH; translated from the coding sequence atgctatttcGATTTGCTTTcgtgttttgttttctgaaATTCCTTGTTCAAGGATGCCATGTAACGCAAGTAAAACCTTTATTGCCAGTGGAAACTAATTCTGCGGGGGGTGTCTCATCAAGAGCTCCTATTAGTTTCCCCGAAGTGCGATCGGCCCCAGGATACCAGACGAAATCTTCAGCTGCTCGTTCAGTTGCTCCTCGTATTGTGTCTTCTTATGGTCGTCGTCAAATTGGATCCAACTCTCGTCCTGCTGTTATCGGTAGCGCTGGACGTGCTATCGGCGGAGGAGCTAAACATGCCCAGAATCGCAATAGGATTCATTAA
- the CG14332 gene encoding uncharacterized protein, whose protein sequence is MALYYILVISVLLVLAQGSYLSSVNQESGVGVHQSGAISSRAPAAGITRGYSAAPQTQRPISGYGSLSGPVGGSRRVPVVGVTGSRPRGGAPRSPSAGAHGRPNVGGSAHGNSYQNRQRSQKPY, encoded by the coding sequence ATGGCACTCTATTATATTTTGGTGATCAGTGTCCTGCTTGTCCTCGCCCAAGGATCGTATTTGTCGTCGGTGAATCAGGAATCCGGGGTGGGAGTGCATCAGTCTGGAGCTATTTCATCTAGAGCTCCAGCTGCCGGAATAACCCGTGGCTACTCCGCTGCCCCTCAGACCCAACGACCCATCTCTGGATATGGATCCCTCTCTGGTCCTGTTGGAGGATCCCGTCGAGTGCCCGTAGTTGGAGTGACCGGATCTCGTCCTCGTGGTGGAGCTCCGCGTAGTCCGTCTGCTGGAGCTCATGGACGTCCAAATGTAGGTGGATCTGCCCATGGAAATTCCTACCAGAATCGCCAACGCAGCCAAAAGCCTTATTAA